DNA sequence from the Pseudoglutamicibacter cumminsii genome:
CGTAGAGCACGATGCCCGCGCCGCCGAGAACACCCGGTGGGATGGTCGCGATGACGGCGCCGAATTTAGGCATGAAAGACAAGACGATCGCGACGAAACCGGCGATCCAGTATGCGGCGGTCGAATACACGCGGGAGGACGCCATGACGCCGATGTTTTCGGCGTAGGTCGTGGTACCAGAGCCGCCCGCGGCACCCGCGAGCATCGTCGCGAGGCCGTCACCCATGAGGGTTTTACCGTTGAGGTGGTCATAGCTCTTACCCGTCATGACGCCGACGGTGCGGACGTGGCCCACGTTTTCTGCGATCAGAACGAACAGAACCGGCAGGAACAGCAGGATCACGTGCAGATCGAACGTTGGGTGGTGGAATGCTGGCAGGCCAACCCACGCGGCTTCCTTAACGGGGGCGAAATCGATTTCACCCTGCGGGAGCGCGACGAGGTAGCCGATCACGATGCCGAGCAGGATCGACAACCGGCCCAGCATCCCTCGGAACAGGACGGAACAGATCACGACAGCCGCCATCGTGCTGAAGGTTGTGAGCGTGTATTCCTTCATCTTCGGGACGGTCGAGCCCGCGAGGTTGAGGCCGATGAGCGCGACGATCGTGCCCATCACGGCCGGCGGCATGAGCGCGTGAATCCACCCGGTTCCGGTGCGGTTGACGATGACGCCCACCAGGAACAGGGCAAAACCCGTCACGAGCACGCCGCCGAGCGCGGCACCGAAGTTATCGCGGCCCGGGCCCATCGCAGCGCTGACCGGGGCGATGAACGCGAAAGAAGAACCGAGATAGCTCGGGATGCGGTTGCCCGTCACGAGCAAGAAGATGATGGTTCCGAGGCCCGAGAACAGCAGGGTCGTGGTCACCGGGAAGCCAGTCAGCGCCGGAACCAGCACAGTCGCGCCGAACATCGCCATGACATGCTGAACACCGATGCCGATGGTCTGCGGCCAGTGGAGGCGCTCATCAGGGGCAACAGCTGCGTTCGGTGCAACGGTGCGGCCATCGCCGTGGACAGTCCAGCTGAACATCGGCTTGCTCTTATCTAGCATGGTTCTCCCTGAATGACGCCGTCCTCGAAACCCCGCCCGAACAATACGCGGGCATCCCTGACCGCGGCGCACAGCGTCGCGAAAGCATGGTGGGGTCGAAGCGTTATTTTACTCCGCGGCATGCGAACAGACGAACTCAGACGAGAGATGTTCTTGGCCGCGCGAATCCGAGCCCATAGGATCGAAACATGATGGCCTCAAACGTCACACCTGAAAACGCTGCCCGCATCCGCACCGCCCCAGAAGGCGTAGAAAAGCGTGGACTCCACGAGACAGTCACGCACATCCGCGACGGCGCGCACTCTCGCATTGCCCACAAGCGGCGCTTCAGGATCGCCCAGCTCGACGCGCTCGAAAAGCTGCTCGCAGAGAACCGTGACGAACTGCTCGAGGCGCTCGCCGAAGACCTCGGGAAGTCAGCAACCGAATCCTCCGT
Encoded proteins:
- a CDS encoding uracil-xanthine permease family protein, yielding MLDKSKPMFSWTVHGDGRTVAPNAAVAPDERLHWPQTIGIGVQHVMAMFGATVLVPALTGFPVTTTLLFSGLGTIIFLLVTGNRIPSYLGSSFAFIAPVSAAMGPGRDNFGAALGGVLVTGFALFLVGVIVNRTGTGWIHALMPPAVMGTIVALIGLNLAGSTVPKMKEYTLTTFSTMAAVVICSVLFRGMLGRLSILLGIVIGYLVALPQGEIDFAPVKEAAWVGLPAFHHPTFDLHVILLFLPVLFVLIAENVGHVRTVGVMTGKSYDHLNGKTLMGDGLATMLAGAAGGSGTTTYAENIGVMASSRVYSTAAYWIAGFVAIVLSFMPKFGAVIATIPPGVLGGAGIVLYGMIGIMGARIWVQNQVDFGNPINLMTAGAGLIIAIALNGGENVLMIAGLTLDGIALGTIATLVIYHVMRGIALWRKTVPTQVDEPQGAKPGKLG